The Pseudalkalibacillus hwajinpoensis nucleotide sequence CTGTCAGATGATCGCATTCGTCTTGCAGGCGATGACCGATTCAGCACGGCTGAAGAAATTATGAATTACTTCGGGGATGGAGCTAAGACAGGCTATGTAGCAAATGGCTTAGGATTTGCTGATGCTCTTACAGGAGCCGTTCTTGCTGCTAAAAATGACGCGCCGTTAATTCTTTCAAAGAAAAATGAGCTGTCTGCATCAATGGAAAAGTCAATCGATGCTCAGCAACTAAACCGCTTTGTTCTTCTCGGCGGTCCGGATGTTATCCATGTTGATGACGACCTCGCTAAACTTACGGTAAAATAATCTTAACTGCCTTCTGATTTCGGTCAGAAGGCTTTTGTATAGCGTAAAGGGGTCTGACCCCTCTCTGTCCCCCACCACAGTAAAGGAGTGAAGGAATAATGACCATAGCCGGAAAAACAATTAAACAGTGGAAAAGTGACCACCCATTGTTAAACGATCTTCTTCAATTAAAAGAAGTATATTGGAGAAATCCGCAAAAAGGAAAAATGGCTCAAACAACTGAGCTTTCGATGACAGACATTCAAGATGCTGAAGCTCGTATGAAACGCTTCGCTCCTTATTTTCGCAAAGTATTTCCAGAAACGAATGGCATCATTGAATCTCCTATTTCAGATATTACCAAGATGAAAGAAAAACTTGAGAAAGAAGAAGAGATCAGCATTCCAGGGGACCTACTTCTAAAACGAGATGATATTCTCCCAATCGCCGGCAGCATTAAGGCACGTGGAGGCATTTATGAAGTGCTCAAACATGCAGAAAAACTTGCGATCGGACATGCAATTTTAACGAAAGATGACGATTATTCCATTTTAGCTGAGAAAAAGTTCACAGAGTTCTTCTCAGCCTTTTCGATTGCGGTCGGTTCAACAGGAAACCTCGGTTTAAGCATCGGGATCATGTCAGCGAAACTCGGCTTTAATGTCACGGTCCATATGTCGAGTGACGCAAAGCAATGGAAGAAAGACCTTCTTCGCGAAAAAGGCGTTCAAGTTGTGGAGCATCAAGCAGACTATGGTGCTGCTGTAGAAGAAGGGCGGAAGCAGTGCGAGAAGAAACTGACTTGTTATTTTATTGATGACGAAAATTCAAAAGACCTCTTTCTCGGATATGCAGTAGCAGCGCTTCGTTTGAAAAAGCAGTTCGATGAGCGCGGCGTAAAGGTGGACGCTGAGAACCCGCTTCACGTGTATCTTCCATGCGGAGTAGGCGGCGGCCCTGGCGGCATTGCTTTCGGGCTTTCTCAGGTATTCGGAGAACACGTGAACTGCTACTTTGCAGAACCGACGCACTCCCCGTCAATGCTTATCGGCTTAATGACAGGCCTACACGATCAAGTATCCGTTCAAGACTTTGGGATCGACAACATCACTGCGGCAGACGGTCTTGCTGTAGGAAGACCATCAGGCTTTGTTGGACGCGTCGTTCAACCGATTCTTAATGGTGTTTACACCGTCACGGATGAGCGAATGAAAGAAATGCTCCGCTGGGTTTATGAAACAGAACAAATTAAGCTTGAGCCTTCAGCTCTCGCAGGAATGAGCGGGCCACAAGTAACAGCGGTAGATGGAAAGAGTATGCGTGGTACGCACCTTGTATGGGCAACAGGTGGTAGCCTTGTGCCGAATAAGGTGTGGAGAGAAGAGTGAAGGGGGGCAGGTGCGAGTCAGACCCCCAATAAAGACAAAACCACCAAAATAAGCTGGAAAGTCCCCTAATTGAGGACACTTCAGCTTATTTACATCCTCAAACTTATGAAACAAT carries:
- a CDS encoding D-serine ammonia-lyase — translated: MTIAGKTIKQWKSDHPLLNDLLQLKEVYWRNPQKGKMAQTTELSMTDIQDAEARMKRFAPYFRKVFPETNGIIESPISDITKMKEKLEKEEEISIPGDLLLKRDDILPIAGSIKARGGIYEVLKHAEKLAIGHAILTKDDDYSILAEKKFTEFFSAFSIAVGSTGNLGLSIGIMSAKLGFNVTVHMSSDAKQWKKDLLREKGVQVVEHQADYGAAVEEGRKQCEKKLTCYFIDDENSKDLFLGYAVAALRLKKQFDERGVKVDAENPLHVYLPCGVGGGPGGIAFGLSQVFGEHVNCYFAEPTHSPSMLIGLMTGLHDQVSVQDFGIDNITAADGLAVGRPSGFVGRVVQPILNGVYTVTDERMKEMLRWVYETEQIKLEPSALAGMSGPQVTAVDGKSMRGTHLVWATGGSLVPNKVWREE